One stretch of Streptomyces sp. NBC_00443 DNA includes these proteins:
- a CDS encoding sirohydrochlorin chelatase translates to MSSPTGPASGLPVRMPRPRQPGRHRRPEPVAAPEGAPALVLAVPGTPSAATRGLADEVVSIARSELPGLDARIGYVDGDDVEFPTVQSVLVHAAEERAARYEQAIAAGVQAKEPEGPVAVVVPLLAGPDSALLRVIRQAVMDSRVAADLTDVLGPHPLLAEALHVRLSEAGLARADRARLFTVATAADGIVLASVGGEEAVQAAGITGMLLAARLAVPVMAAALDQDGSISAVAEQLRNSGSQQLALAPYLIGPEIDPSVVAEAAHEAGCSAAEALGPYPAIGKLALSKYTTALGIAPQQAQGTPAR, encoded by the coding sequence ATGAGCTCCCCCACTGGGCCCGCGTCCGGCCTGCCAGTACGAATGCCGCGACCTCGTCAGCCCGGGCGGCACCGCCGACCCGAGCCCGTGGCGGCTCCCGAGGGCGCACCCGCGCTCGTCCTCGCGGTGCCGGGCACGCCTAGCGCCGCGACCCGCGGTCTCGCCGATGAGGTCGTGAGCATCGCCCGCTCCGAGCTCCCCGGCCTCGACGCCCGGATCGGGTACGTCGACGGCGATGACGTGGAGTTCCCCACTGTCCAGTCGGTGCTCGTGCACGCCGCCGAGGAGCGCGCCGCCCGTTATGAGCAGGCGATCGCCGCAGGGGTGCAGGCCAAGGAGCCGGAGGGCCCCGTCGCCGTCGTCGTGCCGCTGCTCGCCGGCCCGGACAGCGCGCTGCTGCGCGTCATCCGTCAGGCCGTGATGGACAGCCGCGTCGCGGCCGACCTGACCGATGTGCTGGGCCCGCACCCGCTGCTCGCCGAGGCGCTGCACGTGCGCCTGTCCGAGGCCGGTCTGGCCCGCGCCGACCGTGCCCGCCTGTTCACCGTGGCCACGGCCGCGGACGGCATCGTCCTGGCCTCCGTCGGCGGCGAGGAGGCCGTGCAGGCGGCCGGGATCACCGGCATGCTGCTCGCCGCGCGCCTGGCCGTGCCGGTGATGGCGGCGGCCCTGGACCAGGACGGCTCGATCTCGGCGGTCGCCGAGCAGCTGCGCAACTCGGGCTCCCAGCAGCTGGCGCTGGCGCCGTACCTGATAGGGCCGGAGATCGACCCGAGCGTGGTCGCGGAGGCCGCTCATGAGGCGGGCTGCTCCGCCGCCGAGGCGCTCGGCCCGTACCCGGCGA
- a CDS encoding N-acetylglucosamine kinase: MTAHCGFLAVDSGGSGLRVVVGTVGRAATARRESREPVRTGDRGIDPGHFMEQLVPMVRALVAEAGVDRLDAAAVGAAGMASLGDGLRAELPGALGREFGIGRIALAADAVTAYVGALGPRPGAVVAAGTGLITIGTDLTDWRRADGWGHLLGDCGSGAWIGRAGLEAALRAHDGRPGGSAGLLARAEELFGPVRGLPGKLYPRPDRPAVLASFAPDVAACADGDAVAADILRAAARHMADSAAAVCPTAGEPQVALTGGLFKMGDPLVVPLVEELGKRLPHARRVPAAGDPLDGSVRIATDLATDALTLPSDEAMLCVVNDKGD; the protein is encoded by the coding sequence GTGACCGCCCACTGCGGATTCCTCGCCGTCGACTCGGGAGGGTCCGGCCTGCGAGTCGTCGTCGGCACCGTCGGCCGTGCGGCGACGGCCCGCCGGGAGTCCCGCGAGCCGGTTCGTACCGGAGATCGGGGCATCGACCCCGGGCACTTCATGGAGCAACTCGTGCCCATGGTGCGGGCGCTGGTGGCCGAGGCAGGTGTGGACCGGCTGGACGCGGCCGCCGTTGGGGCTGCCGGGATGGCCAGCCTGGGTGATGGGCTGCGGGCCGAACTGCCGGGCGCGCTGGGGCGGGAGTTCGGCATCGGGCGGATCGCGCTCGCCGCGGATGCCGTCACCGCCTATGTCGGCGCCCTCGGGCCGAGGCCCGGTGCCGTGGTCGCCGCCGGTACGGGACTCATCACGATCGGCACCGACCTGACCGACTGGCGCCGCGCGGACGGCTGGGGGCATCTGCTCGGCGACTGCGGCAGCGGCGCCTGGATCGGACGGGCCGGGCTGGAGGCGGCGCTGCGCGCGCACGACGGGCGGCCCGGCGGGTCGGCCGGACTGCTGGCCCGCGCCGAGGAATTGTTCGGCCCGGTGCGAGGGCTGCCCGGGAAGCTGTATCCACGGCCCGACCGCCCTGCCGTCCTGGCCTCCTTCGCTCCCGATGTGGCCGCCTGCGCCGACGGCGATGCGGTGGCCGCCGACATCCTGCGGGCCGCCGCACGGCACATGGCCGACTCCGCGGCCGCCGTCTGCCCCACGGCCGGGGAGCCCCAAGTAGCGCTCACCGGCGGCCTGTTCAAGATGGGTGACCCTCTCGTCGTACCCCTGGTAGAGGAGTTGGGGAAGCGCCTGCCGCACGCACGGAGGGTGCCGGCCGCAGGGGATCCGCTCGACGGGTCGGTGCGCATCGCGACCGATCTCGCGACGGACGCGCTCACTCTGCCGAGTGACGAGGCGATGCTCTGCGTGGTGAACGACAAGGGGGACTGA
- a CDS encoding uracil-DNA glycosylase: MAPRPLHEIVEAGWVKALEPVAERIAGMGDFLRAEIAAGRTYLPAGPNVLRAFQQPFDDVRVLIVGQDPYPTPGHAVGHSFSVAPDVRPLPGSLINIYRELNTDLGLPQPSNGDLTPWTEQGVLLLNRALTTAPRKPAAHRGKGWEEVTEQAIRALAERGKPLVSILWGRDARNLRPLLGRLPSVESAHPSPMSADRGFFGSRPFSRANDLLIGQGGQPVDWRLP; this comes from the coding sequence GTGGCACCACGACCCTTGCATGAAATCGTCGAGGCGGGCTGGGTGAAGGCCCTGGAACCCGTTGCCGAACGGATCGCCGGGATGGGCGACTTCCTGCGCGCGGAGATCGCCGCGGGACGCACCTATCTACCGGCCGGGCCGAACGTCCTGAGGGCCTTCCAGCAGCCCTTCGACGACGTTCGGGTCCTGATCGTCGGACAGGACCCGTATCCGACCCCAGGACATGCAGTGGGACATTCATTCTCGGTGGCGCCCGATGTACGTCCGCTGCCGGGCAGCCTCATCAACATATACCGGGAGCTCAACACCGACCTGGGGCTGCCGCAGCCGTCGAACGGCGATCTGACGCCGTGGACCGAGCAGGGCGTGCTGCTGCTCAACAGGGCGCTCACCACGGCCCCGCGCAAACCGGCTGCCCATCGCGGCAAGGGCTGGGAGGAGGTCACCGAGCAGGCCATCCGCGCGCTCGCCGAACGTGGCAAGCCGCTGGTCTCCATCCTCTGGGGCAGAGACGCCCGCAACCTCCGTCCCCTTCTCGGCAGACTCCCGTCGGTGGAGTCCGCTCACCCCTCCCCCATGTCCGCCGACCGCGGCTTCTTCGGCTCCCGCCCGTTCAGCCGGGCCAACGACCTGCTGATCGGACAGGGAGGACAGCCGGTGGACTGGCGCCTGCCGTGA
- a CDS encoding WD40/YVTN/BNR-like repeat-containing protein, translating into MTEVMLAVGTRKGLFIGRRRGGTWEFDESPYFNAQAVYSVAIDTRGERPRLLAGGDSAHWGPSVFHSDDLGRTWTEPAQPAVKFPKDTDASLERVWQLHPAAAEPDVVYAGTEPAALYRSEDRGETFELVRPLWEHPTRSKWVPGGGGEGLHTVLTDKRDPQAVTVAVSTAGVFRTADGGASWSPSNSGVSAVFLPDPNPEFGQCVHKIAQDAATPDRLYLQNHWGVYRSDDAGANWTDIGEGLPSTFGFAVAAHPHRGETAFVFPINADSDRVPADHRCRVFRTADAGKTWEPLSAGLPQDDHYGTVLRDAMCTDDADPAGVYFGNRNGEVFASADDGDSWQQLASHLPDVLCVRAAVVR; encoded by the coding sequence ATGACCGAGGTAATGCTCGCCGTGGGCACGCGCAAGGGCCTGTTCATCGGGCGGAGGCGAGGTGGCACCTGGGAGTTCGACGAGAGTCCGTACTTCAACGCCCAGGCCGTTTACTCGGTCGCCATCGACACCCGCGGCGAGCGTCCGCGACTTCTGGCGGGCGGCGACAGCGCCCACTGGGGCCCGTCGGTCTTCCACTCCGACGACCTGGGCCGCACCTGGACCGAACCGGCCCAGCCGGCCGTCAAGTTCCCCAAGGACACGGACGCTTCGCTGGAGCGCGTGTGGCAGTTGCACCCGGCGGCCGCGGAGCCCGACGTGGTGTACGCGGGCACGGAACCGGCGGCGCTGTACCGCTCGGAGGACCGCGGTGAGACCTTCGAACTGGTCCGCCCGCTGTGGGAGCACCCGACCCGGTCGAAGTGGGTCCCGGGCGGCGGCGGTGAGGGCCTGCACACGGTGCTCACCGACAAGCGCGACCCGCAGGCCGTGACGGTCGCCGTCTCGACGGCGGGGGTGTTCAGGACCGCCGACGGCGGTGCGAGCTGGTCGCCGTCCAACTCCGGTGTCTCCGCGGTGTTCCTGCCGGATCCGAACCCTGAGTTCGGCCAGTGCGTCCACAAGATCGCGCAGGACGCGGCGACGCCGGACCGGCTGTATCTGCAGAACCACTGGGGCGTGTACCGCAGCGACGACGCGGGCGCGAACTGGACGGACATCGGTGAGGGCCTGCCCTCCACGTTCGGCTTCGCCGTGGCCGCGCACCCCCACCGCGGCGAGACGGCGTTCGTGTTCCCGATCAACGCCGACTCGGACCGCGTCCCGGCCGACCACCGCTGTCGCGTCTTCCGTACGGCGGACGCGGGCAAGACCTGGGAGCCGCTGTCGGCGGGGCTGCCGCAGGACGACCACTACGGCACGGTGCTGCGTGACGCGATGTGCACGGACGACGCGGACCCGGCGGGCGTGTACTTCGGCAATCGCAACGGCGAGGTGTTCGCCTCGGCCGACGACGGCGACAGCTGGCAGCAGTTGGCGTCGCATCTGCCGGACGTGCTGTGCGTCAGGGCCGCGGTGGTCCGATGA
- a CDS encoding Rv1733c family protein produces the protein MAFRGPKVWLWRWRRNPLKRRADAVEGWVLVAAWVLTVLCGVLAGLATARTVEQGMTRERVEWRPAVALLTERAPGTFDARSGTSSSEYVWAEVRWSVRDGSPHTGQARVRPGSGVGTPVTVWTDPQGRLVTRPATPSEARTRATLVGGLAGFCAASVPFVAGRALRSRLESRRIDHWGYEWARFGPLWGGRTTG, from the coding sequence ATGGCGTTCCGTGGTCCGAAGGTGTGGCTGTGGCGCTGGCGGCGCAATCCGCTCAAGCGCCGGGCCGACGCGGTGGAGGGCTGGGTACTCGTCGCCGCCTGGGTACTGACTGTCCTGTGCGGAGTGCTCGCCGGCCTGGCGACGGCCCGCACGGTGGAGCAGGGGATGACCCGGGAGCGCGTCGAGTGGAGGCCCGCCGTGGCCCTGCTCACCGAGCGGGCACCGGGCACGTTCGACGCGCGCTCCGGCACGTCGAGCAGCGAGTACGTGTGGGCGGAGGTCCGCTGGAGCGTGCGGGACGGTTCCCCGCACACCGGCCAGGCCCGCGTCCGTCCCGGCAGCGGCGTCGGCACGCCGGTCACCGTCTGGACGGACCCGCAGGGCCGCCTGGTGACCCGTCCGGCCACCCCCTCCGAGGCCCGCACCCGAGCCACCCTGGTCGGCGGCCTCGCAGGCTTCTGCGCCGCGTCCGTCCCCTTCGTCGCCGGCCGGGCCCTCCGCAGCCGCCTGGAGAGCCGGCGCATCGACCACTGGGGCTACGAGTGGGCACGCTTCGGGCCGCTGTGGGGCGGCCGGACGACGGGGTGA
- a CDS encoding DNA alkylation response protein — translation MVSILAQEQSGVAPEQSGQYGTHDVTNQPPPLAPYDASEDMALIEGLRREGAAWAEADIRRLGLRAGSAEAQEWGEQANRHEPELRTHDRYGHRVDEVEFHPSWHHLMRVAVGEGLAAAPWADERPGAHVARTAGGLVWGHAEAGHGCPTSMTYAAVPVLRRQPELAKVYEPLLTSREYDPELRVPTEKPGLLAGMGMTEKQGGSDVRTNTTTASPTAEPGVYTLRGHKWFTSAPMCDVFLVLAQAPGGLSCFLVPRVLPDGSRNTFRIQRLKDKLGNRSNASSEPEFDGTVAWLVGPEGRGVKTIIEMVNCTRLDCVMSSAVLMRKTLVEAGHHVRHRSAFGARLLDQPLMRNVLADLALESEAATTLTLRLAGAADRVVRGDDADGTEAAFRRIATAVGKYWVTKRGPAFTAEALECLGGNGYVEESGMPRHYREAPLLSIWEGSGNVNALDVLRALSREPGTAEALFAELALAQGADARLDASVTRLKSLLATGSEASARRLVELMALTLQASLLIRHAPTPIADAFCATRLGGDWGHAFGTLPDAADVDGILGRALPCAVG, via the coding sequence ATGGTCTCGATACTCGCGCAGGAGCAGTCCGGAGTCGCGCCGGAGCAGTCCGGGCAGTACGGCACCCACGACGTCACCAACCAGCCCCCTCCCCTGGCGCCGTACGACGCCTCCGAGGACATGGCCCTGATCGAGGGGCTGCGCCGCGAGGGGGCCGCGTGGGCCGAGGCGGACATCCGGCGGCTGGGCCTGCGGGCCGGGAGCGCCGAGGCGCAGGAGTGGGGTGAGCAGGCCAACCGTCACGAGCCCGAGCTGCGTACGCACGACCGGTACGGGCATCGCGTCGACGAGGTCGAGTTCCATCCGAGCTGGCACCACCTGATGCGGGTCGCGGTCGGCGAGGGGCTGGCGGCGGCGCCCTGGGCGGACGAGCGGCCCGGAGCGCACGTCGCGCGGACCGCGGGCGGACTGGTGTGGGGGCACGCGGAGGCGGGACACGGCTGCCCGACGTCGATGACGTACGCCGCCGTCCCCGTGCTGCGCCGGCAGCCCGAGCTCGCGAAGGTCTACGAACCTCTGCTGACCAGCCGGGAGTACGACCCGGAGCTGCGCGTGCCCACCGAGAAGCCGGGGCTGCTCGCGGGCATGGGGATGACCGAGAAGCAGGGCGGCTCCGACGTCCGTACGAACACCACCACGGCGTCGCCGACGGCCGAGCCCGGGGTGTACACGCTGCGCGGGCACAAGTGGTTCACCTCGGCGCCCATGTGCGACGTCTTCCTGGTCCTGGCGCAAGCGCCCGGCGGGCTGTCCTGCTTCCTCGTGCCGCGTGTCCTGCCCGACGGCAGCCGCAACACGTTCCGCATCCAGCGTCTGAAGGACAAGCTGGGCAACCGTTCCAACGCCTCCTCCGAGCCCGAGTTCGACGGCACCGTCGCCTGGCTGGTGGGGCCCGAGGGACGGGGCGTCAAGACGATCATCGAGATGGTCAACTGCACCCGGCTGGACTGCGTGATGTCCTCGGCGGTGCTGATGCGCAAGACGCTCGTCGAGGCGGGGCACCATGTGCGCCACCGCAGCGCGTTCGGGGCGCGGCTGCTCGACCAGCCGCTGATGCGCAACGTCCTGGCCGACCTGGCGCTGGAGTCCGAGGCCGCCACGACGCTCACGCTACGGCTGGCCGGCGCGGCCGACCGGGTGGTGCGCGGGGATGACGCGGACGGGACCGAGGCGGCCTTCCGCCGGATCGCCACGGCCGTCGGCAAGTACTGGGTCACCAAGCGGGGTCCGGCCTTCACCGCGGAGGCCCTCGAGTGCCTCGGCGGCAACGGCTACGTCGAGGAGTCGGGCATGCCCCGCCACTACCGCGAGGCTCCGCTCCTGTCGATCTGGGAGGGCTCGGGGAACGTCAACGCCCTCGACGTCCTGCGGGCCTTGAGCCGGGAGCCGGGGACTGCCGAGGCGCTCTTCGCCGAACTTGCCCTGGCGCAGGGGGCGGACGCGCGTCTGGACGCGTCGGTGACCCGTCTGAAGTCCCTGCTCGCCACGGGCTCCGAGGCCTCGGCCCGCCGCCTGGTCGAGCTGATGGCCCTCACCCTCCAGGCCTCCCTCCTGATCCGCCACGCCCCCACACCCATCGCCGACGCCTTCTGCGCGACCCGACTGGGCGGCGACTGGGGCCACGCCTTCGGCACGCTGCCGGACGCGGCGGACGTGGACGGGATTCTGGGGCGGGCGTTGCCCTGTGCTGTGGGATGA
- a CDS encoding PaaX family transcriptional regulator C-terminal domain-containing protein, whose translation MPNNPSTPPDEVDLRPLSARSVVLSLLLGLHPPELPVKELVRSVEPFGIAGSTLRAALSRMVAAGDLRRTDTVYRLSDRLLDRQRRQDDAVHPETLPWDGDWEMVVVTATGRGPAERAELRTELTRLRLAELREGVWLRPANLLRPLPGDLAQVAQRYMSRPDGPAPELAASLWPLCAWAGTGRALLTEVAHARRPSDRFTAFAAVVRHLLADPVLPHELLPADWPGDRLRAAYADYRRELAEDARARDGNDRSKQRTRA comes from the coding sequence ATGCCGAACAACCCGTCAACGCCGCCCGACGAGGTGGACCTGCGCCCGCTGTCCGCCCGGTCGGTCGTCCTGAGCCTGCTGCTGGGTCTGCATCCGCCCGAGCTGCCGGTGAAGGAGCTGGTGCGCAGCGTGGAGCCGTTCGGGATCGCGGGGTCCACCCTGCGGGCCGCGCTCAGCCGGATGGTCGCGGCCGGCGACCTGCGGCGCACCGACACGGTCTACCGGCTCAGCGACCGGCTGCTGGACCGCCAGCGGCGGCAGGACGACGCCGTCCACCCCGAGACCCTGCCCTGGGACGGCGACTGGGAGATGGTCGTCGTCACCGCCACGGGCCGTGGCCCCGCCGAACGCGCGGAACTGCGCACCGAGCTGACCCGGCTCCGGCTCGCCGAGCTCCGCGAGGGCGTCTGGCTGCGCCCGGCCAACCTGCTCCGGCCCCTGCCGGGCGACCTCGCCCAGGTGGCCCAGCGCTACATGTCCCGCCCCGACGGCCCGGCACCCGAGCTCGCCGCGAGCCTGTGGCCGCTGTGTGCCTGGGCCGGCACCGGACGAGCCCTGCTCACGGAGGTCGCCCACGCGCGACGGCCGTCCGACCGTTTCACCGCCTTCGCGGCCGTCGTCCGGCACCTGCTCGCCGACCCGGTACTGCCCCATGAACTCCTGCCCGCCGACTGGCCGGGCGACCGGCTGCGCGCCGCGTACGCGGACTACCGACGGGAACTCGCCGAGGACGCACGCGCGCGTGACGGGAACGACCGCTCCAAGCAGCGCACGCGCGCGTGA
- a CDS encoding pectate lyase has translation MTSPAKPRTRRRALTGGLTALGLSSVMITTVGAPPASAATWPTPSSSQPVSSTISVSGVRDGGMVRYYGSGDLAGDGQEEGQDPIFKLAAGATLKNVIIGAPGADGIHCEGNCTLQNVWWEDVGEDAATFRGGSTYTVTGGGAKKAADKVFQHNGPGTLNISNFAVSDFKTLYRSCGDCSTQHTRKVNLSNIEVTGTGSTARLVGINVNRGDVATLRGITILNDAGRKVIPCQKYNNNTAVGTGPDSTNCLYSSSDITYR, from the coding sequence ATGACTTCACCAGCAAAGCCCCGCACCCGTCGGCGCGCACTGACCGGCGGCCTGACCGCCCTCGGCCTCTCATCTGTCATGATCACAACAGTCGGTGCGCCACCGGCGAGCGCCGCCACCTGGCCGACGCCCAGCAGCAGCCAGCCGGTGAGCTCCACCATCTCCGTGTCCGGCGTCCGCGACGGCGGCATGGTCCGCTACTACGGCAGTGGCGACCTGGCCGGCGACGGTCAGGAGGAGGGCCAGGACCCGATCTTCAAGCTCGCGGCCGGCGCGACGCTGAAGAACGTCATCATCGGGGCGCCCGGCGCCGACGGCATCCACTGCGAGGGCAACTGCACCCTGCAGAACGTGTGGTGGGAGGACGTCGGCGAGGACGCGGCCACCTTCCGGGGCGGCTCCACCTACACGGTGACCGGCGGTGGCGCCAAGAAGGCCGCCGACAAGGTCTTCCAGCACAACGGACCCGGCACGCTGAACATCTCCAACTTCGCCGTCAGCGACTTCAAGACGCTGTACCGCTCGTGCGGCGACTGCTCCACGCAGCACACGCGCAAGGTCAACCTCAGCAACATCGAGGTGACCGGCACGGGGTCCACCGCGCGTCTGGTCGGCATCAACGTCAACCGGGGCGACGTGGCGACGCTGCGCGGCATCACGATCCTCAACGACGCCGGCCGCAAGGTCATCCCGTGCCAGAAGTACAACAACAACACGGCCGTGGGTACCGGGCCGGACAGCACGAACTGCCTGTACTCCAGCTCGGACATCACCTACCGGTAG